A stretch of the Nakaseomyces glabratus chromosome L, complete sequence genome encodes the following:
- the TFA1 gene encoding transcription factor TFIIE subunit TFA1 (CAGL0L02057g~Ortholog(s) have RNA polymerase II core binding, TFIIH-class transcription factor binding, single-stranded DNA binding activity and role in transcriptional open complex formation at RNA polymerase II promoter) → MDVPIDEIVKNLLKFVVRGFYGGSYVLVLDAIIYHSVLVEEDLKQLLSINKTELGPLIARLRSDRLVSTHKQREYPPNSKSVERCYYYIKYPHAVDSIKWKVHQLVQRMKEDLDKNSEPNGYMCPICLTKYTQLEAIQLLNYERTEFLCSLCDEPLIEDDSGKKNKEKQDKLNRLMDQIQPIIDYLKKIDDSRIEENTFELALARLIPPQNQLNAAYTFNPKKGSTMFKPGETTLDANSIMGNSLGNDSSRRAGANSQATLHVNITTANDEIVQRQLQERQAEEKRKQNAVPEWHQQSTIGKTALGRLDSDEEFDPQTTQQALQSTMGGGSDVVDEESTYGYNNNLTANQREEKENERTLNEYYAALARKQAKAKKEEEEEEEEEMEDVNDDNVDGNDDDEDGFEDVVTGNNGTTQNQSEDSEDNEDIAAFEDEFEDVMDESDEKKISNGEDKNKDDDMDIEFEDV, encoded by the coding sequence ATGGACGTTCCTATCGATGAGATTGTTAAAAACCTGCTGAAGTTTGTGGTGAGAGGCTTTTATGGGGGGTCTTATGTGCTCGTTCTAGATGCAATCATATACCATTCAGTGCTAGTTGAAGAGGATTTGAAACAGTTGTTGAGTATCAATAAGACAGAGCTTGGACCTCTGATTGCAAGGCTGCGGTCGGACAGGCTAGTCTCCACACATAAGCAAAGGGAATATCCTCCTAATTCCAAGAGTGTAGAGAGATGTTACTACTACATCAAGTATCCACATGCAGTGGACTCCATCAAGTGGAAAGTTCATCAGTTAGTGCAAAGGATGAAGGAGGACCTCGATAAAAACTCTGAACCCAATGGATACATGTGCCCTATATGTTTGACTAAATATACACAACTGGAAGCCATTCAGTTGTTGAACTATGAAAGAACAGAATTTTTATGTTCTTTATGTGACGAGCCATTGATTGAAGACGACTCTggtaagaagaacaaagagaaaCAGGACAAACTAAATAGGCTGATGGACCAAATTCAACCGATTATTGATTACTTGAAAAAGATTGACGATTCTAGAATAGAAGAAAACACATTTGAACTAGCACTGGCGAGATTGATCCCACCTCAGAATCAACTTAACGCAGCATACACATTCAACCCCAAGAAGGGTTCTACCATGTTCAAGCCAGGTGAAACCACTTTGGATGCAAACTCTATTATGGGTAACTCACTTGGTAATGACAGTAGTAGGCGTGCAGGTGCTAACTCACAAGCTACTCTTCATGTTAATATCACTACTgcaaatgatgaaattgtACAAAGACAATTACAAGAACGTCAAGcagaagagaagagaaagcAAAATGCTGTTCCTGAATGGCATCAACAGAGTACCATTGGTAAGACAGCACTAGGTAGATTAGACTCcgatgaagaatttgatcCCCAGACTACTCAGCAGGCATTACAATCTACCATGGGTGGCGGTTCAGATGTTGTAGATGAAGAATCTACATATGGCTACAACAATAATCTAACAGCAAACCAAAGAGAGGAGAAGGAAAATGAAAGAACATTGAACGAATACTACGCTGCTTTAGCTAGAAAGCAGGCAAAGGctaaaaaagaagaagaggaagaggaagaggaagaaatgGAGGATGTTAATGATGATAACGTGGACGggaatgatgatgatgaagatggttTCGAAGATGTGGTAACAGGCAACAACGGCACAACTCAGAATCAATCTGAAGATAGCGAGGATAACGAAGACATCGCGGcctttgaagatgaattCGAAGATGTAATGGATGAATCGGACGAGAAAAAGATCTCTAACGGCGAAGATAAAAACAAGGATGATGATATGGATATAGAGTTTGAAGATGTTTAA
- the CTP1 gene encoding Ctp1p (CAGL0L02079g~Ortholog(s) have tricarboxylate secondary active transmembrane transporter activity, role in mitochondrial citrate transport, transmembrane transport and mitochondrion, plasma membrane localization), whose amino-acid sequence MSKDSKKVDPTKSFVAGALAGAVEASITYPFEFAKTRLQLIDKSSKASRNPLVLIYNTAKTQGVGAIYVGCPAFIVGNTAKAATRFLGYDTIRNLLKDKKTGELSGPRGVLAGLGAGLLESVVAVTPFEAIKTVLIDDKQSVRPKYQNNGRSMARNYISLVKDEGFRGLYGGVLPVSMRQAANQAVRLGCYNKIKVLVQDYTGAPKDKPLTSGLTFIVGAFSGVVTVYATMPIDTVKTRMQSLTASKYSSTLNCFTTIYKEEGLKTFWKGATPRLGRLILSGGIVFTIYENVLLYLS is encoded by the coding sequence ATGTCAAAGGACTCTAAGAAAGTGGATCCAACCAAATCATTTGTTGCTGGTGCTCTGGCAGGTGCTGTTGAAGCTTCTATAACATATCCATTTGAATTTGCGAAGACGAGGCTGCAACTGATTGATAAATCTTCTAAGGCATCGAGAAACCCATTGGTgcttatatataatacagCGAAGACACAAGGTGTCGGTGCAATTTATGTGGGTTGTCCCGCCTTCATTGTTGGTAACACAGCGAAGGCAGCTACAAGATTCCTTGGTTATGATACGATCAGGAATTTATTAAAGGATAAGAAGACTGGAGAATTGAGTGGTCCCAGAGGTGTTCTTGCTGGTCTCGGGGCTGGACTACTAGAAAGTGTTGTAGCAGTAACTCCCTTTGAAGCAATCAAAACAGTTTTGATTGATGATAAACAGTCGGTACGACCAAAATATCAGAACAATGGGCGTAGTATGGCTCGTAATTATATATCACTTGTAAAAGATGAAGGTTTTCGAGGTCTTTATGGTGGTGTGCTACCCGTTTCGATGAGACAAGCAGCTAATCAAGCTGTTAGATTGGGTTgttataataaaatcaagGTGTTAGTTCAGGATTATACTGGTGCACCTAAGGATAAACCTTTGACATCTGGATTGACATTTATTGTAGGTGCCTTCAGTGGTGTGGTAACAGTTTATGCCACCATGCCTATCGATACTGTAAAAACACGTATGCAAAGTTTGACTGCAAGCAAATACTCATCAACTCTAAATTGTTTCACTACGATCTATAAGGAGGAAGGTTTAAAGACGTTTTGGAAAGGAGCAACCCCAAGATTAGGAAGATTAATTTTGAGTGGAGGTATCGTATTTACTATTTATGAAAATGTATTGCTTTATTTGAGCTAG